The nucleotide window ACATGCCGGGCTCACGCCGAGAAGTTAAAAATGCCAAAGAAGAAGGCGTGAAATTCATGTTCAACCTTCAACCTCTGGGATTAGAAGTCAATGCATCGGGTCATGTAACTGGCGTGAAAGTGGTGAAAACAGCACTTGGTGAACCAGATGAAGCAGGCCGACGTCGTCCTGAGCCTGTTGAAGGTAGTGAGCATGTATTAGCTGCTGATGCCGTGATCATGGCATTTGGTTTCCAACCGCATCAAATGGATTGGTTAACACCTTTCAATGTTGATCTTGACCAGTGGGGCCGGATTAAAGCCCCTCTGAAGCAAGAGTATCAGTATCAAACCAGCAACGAAAAAATCTTTGCTGGTGGTGATGCAGTACGAGGCTCTGACTTAGTGGTAACCGCGATTGACGAAGGTCGAAAAGCAGCCGAAGGTATCCTCGACTACCTGGACGTCTAACGTTCAATACGTTAAATCTCTCAAAAGGACCCGATTATTGGGTCCTTTTTTCTTTTATTACATATAATTACCTAGTACTAATCTGAAAGACTAATACTAATTCGGAAAATTAGCAGGCCAGGAAACAGGGTTCGATAAACAAACTCTATTTGCCATGGATGGCAAATCGAAGCCCCATGGATGGGTTGATGCGTGTTTGTGTTCGATGACTGTTTTCTGCTTCAATATCATTAAGTATGACCACGTTCTTACTTAAGTTGGTATAAATTCCTAGCACAAGGAATCCAATCCATGAAAAAAGTTGCTCTCCTTTCTATCGTTCTTTTCAGCTTAACCGCGTGCAGCCAAGGAGTTCCAACCATGACCGATCGCTCTCAAACACCATGTGGTAACAAGCCAAACTGCGTATCCACCCAAGACACTCGTGAAGAACACTACCTTGAACCTTTCCTGCTGACAGAGTCCACAACACTCGATGCGATTGAGCAAGCAGCTCTCAAACTACCGGGGGCAAAAACCGCGGTAAAAGAAGGCGATTACCTACGTATTGAATGTACGTCCAAAATCATGCGCTTTGTTGATGATCTTGAGCTAAAGATCAGTGACGATAGGCTCATCGTTCGCTCTGAATCGCGTATTGGATACTCCGATTTTGGCGTCAACAGAAAGCGTGCAAAACAATTACGGGCAGAACTCTATGACGCAGGGCTCATCAAATAGAAAACTGACTCTGGTGAGTGTTATACTCTCGCCCGAATGAATATTTTACCCAAAGAGAGTGTTATGAAAGTTGGTATCATCGGTGCGATGGAACAAGAAGTGACCATCCTGAAAGAAGCAATGACAAACTGCCAGACGGTTAACAAAGCAGGCTGTACGTATTTCTCTGGTCAAATTAACGGTGTAGATGTAGTACTTCTGCAATCGGGCATCGGTAAAGTAGCCGCTGCTGTGGGTACGACCATCTTACTTGATGAATACCAACCTGACGTTGTTATCAACACGGGCTCTGCTGGTGGTTTCGACTCCAGTCTGAACCTGGGTGATGTGGTCATCTCAACGGAAGTACGTCACCACGATGCAGATGTAACAGCATTCGGCTACGAAATAGGCCAAATGGCAGGCCAACCTGCAGCATTCAAAGCAGATGAAAAGCTGATGGATCTGGCAGAAAAAGCACTAGCCAAGATGGAAAACAAACACGCGGTACGCGGCCTTATTTGTACTGGTGATGCTTTCGTTTGTACCGCTGAGCGTCAAGCATTTATCCGCGAGCACTTCCCATCCGTGATCGCAGTAGAGATGGAAGCATCAGCAATTGCTCAAACTTGCCACCAGTTCAATACGCCATTTGTAGTGGTACGTGCCATTTCAGACGTAGCAGATAAAGAGTCACCAATGAGCTTCGAAGAGTTTTTACCGTTAGCGGCGAAAAGCTCTTCAGAAATGGTGTTCAAAATGCTAGAGCTAGTAAAGTAAGTCGAGTCGGTTAAATAAACCAAACCATTCATGGAAGAAACTTTTCAGCAACTTTACGCCAATGGTGCGCTCCTTGTAATGTGGGGCGCACTGTTGTTTCATCTCGTTTTGCCTATCCCTCACTCCGCTCATCCTTTCACTTTATGGCGAAAAATAGCCGAGCAGTTGACCACAAAGGTGAATCGGCACCATAGCTATTCGCAAAGCATACTGGCGGGCAGCCTTTCCATTCTCATCATGATATTGCCTTGTTTGGTGCTATTGATTGCGTTAAAGCCTCTGGTATGGAAAGCGCCACTATATGAGTTAGCATTATTGCTGCTCGCGTTAGACTGGCGAAGTAGTGAAAGGTTAACCAAACAGCTCGTTAGCGCTATGTCCAATGAGGACAAACCTTTATGTCGCCAACGATTAAAACCGTACCTCAACCGTGATACAAACAGCCTTTCTCTGTTAGGAATAGGAAAAGCGGGAGCGGAAACGATCATTATGGGCTACGGCCGAAATGTCGTCTGTGTTCTGTTCTGGTATGCAGTTGCGGGTGGTATCGGGGCTTTTTTCTACAGACTTATCGCTGAGCTTGCACGTACCTGGTCACCAAGCCGAAAACAATACTCACCATTTGGCAAACCGGCCATTCAACTTCTCGCCGCACTTGAAATCATCCCATTACGCTTGTTCGCTCTGTTTATTGCATCAGGGAAGAGTTTGTCTGCTGTGATTAGCGGAATAAACCAACAAGCGCAATCCTGGCCGCTACCCGGACCAGCGTGGTTGCTGTGTAGTGTCGGGAACAAGTTACAACTCTCTTTGGGTGGCCCAGCTATTTACCAGGGAACAAGAGCAGAGCGAGCTAAAATAGGTGGGCGTATTGCGCCGTCTGCTATACATCTGGCGCAGATCCAAGCCCTCTTAGTCTGGCGTATTTTTGCTTGGATTGTTATCCAAAGCCTTCTTCTAGGACTGATTTATCAAGGATTATGATGTCTAAAATTGCCGTATCAATTTCAATTTTGTTTTCATCAATCGTACTGGCTAACGAGCCAGCGCAACGTGTAATTAGCTTAGCGCCACACGCAACCGAGATTGCCTATGCTGCTGGGTTGGGAGACAAATTAATCGCAGTAAGCGAAATGAGCGACTACCCTGAACAAGCGAATAAGCTGGAGAAAGTCTCTAATTACCAGGGAATAAAGCTAGAACGTATCATTGCGCTTCGTCCGGATTTGGTCATTGCCTGGCCTTCAGGTAATCCAGCCAAAGAATTAGAAAAACTCGCTCAGTTTGATGTACCCATTTATTACTCTACTTCCAGCTCACTGATGGACATCGCCAACAACATCGAACAATTGAGTCAGTACAGCGAAAATCCACACATAGGCCAGAAAGCCGCAGATGACTTTCGAACCCAGTTAAAAGCATTCAAAGACAAATACAACACCGAAGACAAGGTCCGCTATTTTTACCAGCTGAGTGAAAAACCTATCATCACGGTCGCAGGAAAGAACTGGCCGAGTGAAGTGTTTAGCTTTTGTGGCGGCGAAAATATATTTTCCAGTGCGGGCTCTCCCTACCCTCAGGTCAGCATCGAGCAAATCATCACTCGCCAACCAGACGTCATTTTTACTTCGCGTCATGCAATGAGTAGTGACGGGATGTGGTCTGAATGGAAGAATGAAGTGCCTGCTTTAAAGAATGGGCATATTTGGTCATTGAATGCTGACTGGATTAACCGCCCGACACCGAGAACACTTAACGCCATCACAGAAGTGTGTGATTACTTTGAAAGCGTACGCCAAAAACGCTAACGTTTTCGTGGTAAATACCGTACAATTTGCGCCCATTTTTTATCACTTTGCTTAAAGGTACCAAGTAACATGGACTCCATGCTGCTTTACATGATCGACTTATTCGGCACTGCCATATTCGCCATTTCAGGTGTATTACTGGCTGGCCGGTTAAAGATGGACCCATTCGGCGTGATTGTGCTCGGTAGCGTCACCGCTATTGGTGGTGGAACAATCCGAGATATGGCACTGGGTGCCACACCTGTATTTTGGGTCACTGACACGACCTACCTCTGGGTTATCTTTATCACCTGTCTATTGACCATGCTGATAGTCCGTCGTCCCAAACGCCTTTCTTGGTGGGTTTTGCCCGTTTGTGATGCCATTGGTCTTGCTGTATTCGTCGGTATCGGAGTAGAAAAAGCCCTGGCTTATAATGCTTCAGGCATGGTCGCTGTGATTATGGGCGTGATAACTGGGTGTGGTGGCGGCATCATACGTGATGTACTGGCGCGAGAGGTCCCGATGGTACTGAGAAGTGAAGTGTATGCAACAGCCTGTATTATCGGTGGGATATTCCATACCACCGCTGTTGCAATGGGCTATGACCACTCAACAGCGCTGATCGCTTGCGTTAGCTCAACGTTGATTATTCGTCTTGGCGCGATCCGCTGGCATTTGTCGTTGCCGACATTTGCTTTAACTAAATAACGTTAAAGTAGACTCATTATCCAGTCTGAGTGTTGTTGCCAAAGCAGCTTAGCCGCCATTAATAGTGACATCATAATAACTAGAGGCCGAATCCATTTCTGGCCTTTAGTTACCACCACTTTTGCCCCGATCCTTGCTCCCAAAAATTGTCCGGCAGCCATCACTAATCCTAACTTCCAAATTGGTAGCCCAGCGATTATAAAAAACATTAGTGCCGCGATGTTAGAAGTAAAATTTAGAATTTTGGTGCGTGCAGTTGCATCTACTAATGAGAAATGACCTAACACGACAAAACAGACGGTAAAAATCGAGCCAGTACCCGGACCAAAAAAGCCATCATAAAAGCCAACGCAGCTACCAACACTCAGCGCGAAAGCGGCCTCGGATAATGGTTTCTTTCCTGAGTCAGCTTTGGTCTGTGGTGCCAATAAAAAGTAGAGAGAAATCGCTACTAAAAGTATCGGAATGAAACTGGTTAAAAAAGACGTATCAAATAGCTGAACTAACTCAGCCCCTGTCGCAGCTCCGATAAAAGTACACAAGATCGCAAGACGCATCTCTTTAAGGCTGATGATGCCGTTGCGAACAAAATACAAGCTGGCAGAAAAACTACCGAATGAACTTTGCAGTTTATTCGTAGCTAAAGCGTTAGTAGGAGGAACTCCAGCGGCTAAAAGTGCTGGAAGCGTTAGTAGTCCTCCGCCGCCGGCCATAGCATCAATAAAACCAGCTGCGCTTGCGACAAAAAACATTATCGCTAATAGTTCGAATGAAACGTCCATGAAAATCCGCTACCGAAAATGAGATGTAACAAAATATCACTAGGTGACTGTTTAGCCTAACGATTATTCAATTAACAGGCATAAAAAAGCCCGCTCGAATGAGCGGGCAATGAGGTTGTCATATAAGCTCTGATTAACGAGCTTACTGATTTTTATCTATTACGCTTCTAGACTTGCTTTCACTTTAGCGTGTAGCTCTTGAACAGAAGTTACTGACGCTTTTGCATCTGCAGTGTGAGACATACATGTAGCGAACGCTGCGTTCAGTGTCGTAGTGTAGTTCACTTTCTCTGCCAATGCACCGCGGCGTAGAACTTTCGAATCTTCAATCGCTTGACGACCAGCAGCCGTGTTTACGATGTAGGTGTATTCGTTGTTCTTGATACGGTCAAGAATGTGTGGACGACCTTCGTGTACTTTGTTTACCAGACGTGGGTTGATACCTGCTTCGCCTAGAATCACTGCAGTACCGTGTGTCGCATCCAGCTGATAACCTAGTTTCACTAGCTTAGAAGCTAAGTCAACAACACGCTCTTTATCGCCTTCACGTACTGATAGTAGCGCACGGCCACCTTCAGGGTAAACGCTGCCACAGCCTAGTTCTGCTTTTGCGTAAGCTTCTGCAAACGTTGCACCAACACCCATTACTTCACCTGTTGAGCGCATTTCTGGGCCTAATAGTGGGTCAACACCAGGGAATTTGTTGAACGGCAGAACCACTTCTTTCACTGAGTAGTAAGGAGGAATAATTTCTTTAGTAAAGCCTTGCGACTCCAGAGACTGACCCGCCATTACACGTGCTGCGATTTTCGCTAGTGGTGCGCCTGTCGCTTTCGAAACGAATGGTACCGTACGAGCAGCACGAGGGTTAACTTCGATTAGGTAAACGTCGTTGCCTTTCACTGCAAACTGCGTGTTCATCAGACCGCGTACACCTAGTTCAAATGCTAACTTCTCAACTTGCTCACGCATCTTATCCTGGATTTCCTGGCTTAGCGTGTAAGCTGGAAGTGAACATGCCGAGTCACCTGAGTGAACACCTGCTTGCTCGATGTGCTCCATGATACCGCCGATAACAACACGCTCACCATCACAGATAGCGTCGATATCAACTTCAGTTGCGTCATCAAGGAAACGGTCTAGTAGAACTGGAGACTCGTTCGATACGCTTACCGCTTCGTTGAAGTAGCGACGTAAGTCTTGCTCGTCGTATACGATTTCCATCGCACGGCCACCAAGTACGTAAGATGGACGAACAACCAATGGGAAGCCGATTTCTTTAGACTTCTCAACCGCTTGCTCCATCGTCGTTACTGTCGCGTTTTCTGGCTGAAGCAGACCTAGACGGTCAACTGCTGCCTGGAAGCGCTCACGGTCTTCCGCACGGTCGATAGCATCTGGGCTAGTACCAATGATAGGCACGCCAGCCGCTTCTAGTGCACGAGCCAGTTTAAGTGGTGTTTGACCACCGTACTGAACAATCACACCTTTTGGCTTCTCAACGCGAGCGATAGACAGTACGTCTTCCAGCGTTACTGGTTCGAAGTACAAACGGTCAGACGTATCGTAGTCCGTTGAAACGGTCTCAGGGTTACAGTTAACCATAATGGTTTCGTAACCGTCTTCACGAAGTGCCAGTGACGCGTGTACACAACAGTAGTCAAATTCAATACCCTGGCCGATACGGTTTGGACCACCGCCAAGAACCATGATTTTGTCTTTGTCTGTTGGGTTTGCTTCACACTCTTCATCGTAAGATGAGTACATGTAAGCCGTGTCAGAAGAGAATTCTGCTGCACACGTATCCACACGTTTGTAAACCGGGTGAATGTCGAACTGTTCACGAGCGCGACGAATTTCGCTTTCAGCAACACCAAGTAGTTTAGACAGGCGAGCATCAGAGAAGCCTTTGCGCTTAAGTTGACGAAGAACGTCTTTGGTCAAGCCAGCATAACCGCCCGCTTTCACTTCTGCTTCTAGTTTCACTAGTTCTTCAATTTGAACCAGGAACCAGCGATCAATTTGCGTTAGGTTAAATACGCCATCGACTGACATACCTGCACGGAATGCGTCTGCGATGTACCAGATACGCTCAGCACCAGCTTCTTTCAGCTCGTGACGAATCTTAGTCAGTGCATCTGGCGCTTCTAGGTCAACCATCTCGTCAAAACCAGTCGCGCCAACTTCTAGGCCACGTAGTGCTTTGTGAAGAGATTCTTGTTGGTTACGACCAATCGCCATTACTTCACCAACTGACTTCATCTGTGTTGTCAGACGGTCGTTAGCACCCGCAAATTTCTCGAAGTTAAAACGAGGAATCTTAGTGACTACGTAGTCGATTGTTGGTTCGAATGATGCTGGAGTTGCACCACCAGTGATGTCGTTTTGTAGCTCGTCTAAAGTAAAGCCAACCGCCAGTTTCGCTGCAATCTTAGCAATTGGGAAACCTGTTGCTTTTGACGCTAGAGCAGAAGAACGAGATACACGTGGGTTCATCTCGATGATAACCATACGGCCATCTTTCGGGTTGATACCAAACTGTACGTTTGAACCGCCTGTCTCAACACCGATTTCACGCAGAACTGCTAGCGATGCGTTACGCATTAGCTGGTATTCTTTGTCAGTCAGTGTTTGTGCTGGTGCTACTGTGATTGAGTCACCCGTGTGGATCCCCATTGGGTCAAAGTTCTCGATTGAACATACGATGATACAGTTGTCCGCTTTGTCGCGAACTACTTCCATTTCGTACTCTTTCCAACCGATTAGAGATTCATCGATAAGCAGTTCGTTGGTCGGAGAAAGATCCAGACCACGACGACAGATTTCTTCGAATTCTTCTTTGTTGTACGCGATACCGCCACCCGTACCACCCATCGTAAATGATGGACGGATGATACAAGGGAAGCCAACCATATCGAGAACGGCATAAGCTTCTTCCATGGTTTTAGCGGTATCAGCACGTGGACACTCAAGGCCGATAGACTTCATTGCTTTATCAAAGCGAGAACGGTCTTCCGCTTTATCAATCGCGTCAGCCGTTGCACCAATCATTTCTACGCCGAACTCTGCAAGAACGCCGTGCTTCTCTAGATCGAGAGCACAGTTAAGTGCAGTCTGACCACCCATTGTCGGTAGAACCGCATCAGGACGCTCTTTTTCGATGATCTTGCGTACCACTTCCCATTGGATTGGCTCGATGTAAGTCGCATCAGCCATCTCTGGGTCAGTCATGATGGTTGCTGGGTTAGAGTTAACTAGAATAACTCGGTAGCCTTCTTCTCGAAGAGCTTTACACGCTTGTGCGCCAGAGTAGTCAAACTCACATGCCTGACCGATAACAATCGGACCAGCACCAAGAATTAGAATACTTTGAATGTCAGTACGTTTTGGCATTATCTACTACTCCGAATTAAGCGCTGTGTGTTTTGATTAGTTCGATAAAGTGGTCAAAAAGCGGTGCCGCGTCGTGTGGACCTGGGCTCGCTTCTGGGTGACCCTGGAAGCTAAATGCTGGCTTATCTGTGCGGTGGATACCCTGCAGAGAGCCATCAAATAGAGATACGTGAGTTGCACGTAGGTTTTCCGGTAGCGTTGCTTCATCCGCTGCAAAACCGTGGTTTTGAGAGGTAATCATTACAACGTTACGATCTAAATCTTTAACTGGGTGGTTCGCACCGTGGTGACCAAACTTCATTTTCACCGTTTGTGCACCAGACGCTAGCGCCAAGATTTGGTGACCTAGACAGATACCAAAAATAGGTAGACCTTTTTCTAGGAACACTTTTGTTGCTTCAATCGCGTAAGTACATGGTTCTGGGTCGCCAGGGCCGTTTGATAGGAAAACGCCATCTGGGTTAAGAGCCAGCACTTCTTCTGCTGAAGTTTCAGCAGGTACAACCGTTAAGCGGCATCCTCGGTCAACCAACATGCGTAGGATGTTTCGCTTCGCTCCGAAGTCGTATGCAACGACATGGTACGGCAGCTCGCTGTCATCTTTCGCTTCCGGAAGTCCACCCTCAAGCGTCCACGAGCCTTGTTTCCATTGATACGCTTCTTTTGTTGTAACTTCTTTCGCAAGGTCCATTCCTTTTAAGCCAGGGAATTCTTTTGCTTTTGCTAATGCCAAAACTTCATCTAAGTTGTCACCAGCGACGATACAACCATTCTGCGCCCCTTTTTCACGCAAGATACGAGTCAGTTTGCGCGTATCAATGTCGGCAATACCAACAATGTTTTGTGATTTAAGGTAATCAGAAAGAGATTGCTCATTACGGAAGTTAGAAGCGATAAGAGGAAGATCGCGAATCACAAGGCCTTGTGCATGAATTGAAGAGGATTCTTCATCTTCGGAAGTGGTTCCGGTATTGCCAATGTGAGGATAAGTAAGAGTAACGATTTGCTGAGAATAGGAAGGATCAGTGAGGATTTCTTGATACCCCGTCATCGAGGTATTGAAAACGACTTCACCGACGGATACGCCATCTGCCCCAATGGACACTCCGCGGAACACTGTCCCATCTTCTAGGACTAACAGTGCTAATTTACCCAAGACAACCTCCAGAATAAAAATGCAAAAAAAATAAATCAAACTGCAAACATGCCTTCCTTTACCTATAAATTCGACATAAATAGGTACTTCAGACAAATTGGCGGTATTCTAAAGACGGACTGGAAACCTGTCAATAAGCAATTAAAAATAAATTATGAATTTCTCGCAAGTAAGGGCATTTAGGCAGAATAACCGCCAAAATAACAAGTTTTAGACATCTTTAGATAGGAGGGGGTGACTTTTTTGTGAATTTTACAAATTTGAACTTTCTACAGATCACAAAATCCGATGAG belongs to Vibrio sp. STUT-A11 and includes:
- a CDS encoding cobalamin biosynthesis family protein, coding for MEETFQQLYANGALLVMWGALLFHLVLPIPHSAHPFTLWRKIAEQLTTKVNRHHSYSQSILAGSLSILIMILPCLVLLIALKPLVWKAPLYELALLLLALDWRSSERLTKQLVSAMSNEDKPLCRQRLKPYLNRDTNSLSLLGIGKAGAETIIMGYGRNVVCVLFWYAVAGGIGAFFYRLIAELARTWSPSRKQYSPFGKPAIQLLAALEIIPLRLFALFIASGKSLSAVISGINQQAQSWPLPGPAWLLCSVGNKLQLSLGGPAIYQGTRAERAKIGGRIAPSAIHLAQIQALLVWRIFAWIVIQSLLLGLIYQGL
- a CDS encoding DUF1499 domain-containing protein, whose protein sequence is MKKVALLSIVLFSLTACSQGVPTMTDRSQTPCGNKPNCVSTQDTREEHYLEPFLLTESTTLDAIEQAALKLPGAKTAVKEGDYLRIECTSKIMRFVDDLELKISDDRLIVRSESRIGYSDFGVNRKRAKQLRAELYDAGLIK
- a CDS encoding TRIC cation channel family protein; the encoded protein is MDSMLLYMIDLFGTAIFAISGVLLAGRLKMDPFGVIVLGSVTAIGGGTIRDMALGATPVFWVTDTTYLWVIFITCLLTMLIVRRPKRLSWWVLPVCDAIGLAVFVGIGVEKALAYNASGMVAVIMGVITGCGGGIIRDVLAREVPMVLRSEVYATACIIGGIFHTTAVAMGYDHSTALIACVSSTLIIRLGAIRWHLSLPTFALTK
- the carB gene encoding carbamoyl-phosphate synthase large subunit, yielding MPKRTDIQSILILGAGPIVIGQACEFDYSGAQACKALREEGYRVILVNSNPATIMTDPEMADATYIEPIQWEVVRKIIEKERPDAVLPTMGGQTALNCALDLEKHGVLAEFGVEMIGATADAIDKAEDRSRFDKAMKSIGLECPRADTAKTMEEAYAVLDMVGFPCIIRPSFTMGGTGGGIAYNKEEFEEICRRGLDLSPTNELLIDESLIGWKEYEMEVVRDKADNCIIVCSIENFDPMGIHTGDSITVAPAQTLTDKEYQLMRNASLAVLREIGVETGGSNVQFGINPKDGRMVIIEMNPRVSRSSALASKATGFPIAKIAAKLAVGFTLDELQNDITGGATPASFEPTIDYVVTKIPRFNFEKFAGANDRLTTQMKSVGEVMAIGRNQQESLHKALRGLEVGATGFDEMVDLEAPDALTKIRHELKEAGAERIWYIADAFRAGMSVDGVFNLTQIDRWFLVQIEELVKLEAEVKAGGYAGLTKDVLRQLKRKGFSDARLSKLLGVAESEIRRAREQFDIHPVYKRVDTCAAEFSSDTAYMYSSYDEECEANPTDKDKIMVLGGGPNRIGQGIEFDYCCVHASLALREDGYETIMVNCNPETVSTDYDTSDRLYFEPVTLEDVLSIARVEKPKGVIVQYGGQTPLKLARALEAAGVPIIGTSPDAIDRAEDRERFQAAVDRLGLLQPENATVTTMEQAVEKSKEIGFPLVVRPSYVLGGRAMEIVYDEQDLRRYFNEAVSVSNESPVLLDRFLDDATEVDIDAICDGERVVIGGIMEHIEQAGVHSGDSACSLPAYTLSQEIQDKMREQVEKLAFELGVRGLMNTQFAVKGNDVYLIEVNPRAARTVPFVSKATGAPLAKIAARVMAGQSLESQGFTKEIIPPYYSVKEVVLPFNKFPGVDPLLGPEMRSTGEVMGVGATFAEAYAKAELGCGSVYPEGGRALLSVREGDKERVVDLASKLVKLGYQLDATHGTAVILGEAGINPRLVNKVHEGRPHILDRIKNNEYTYIVNTAAGRQAIEDSKVLRRGALAEKVNYTTTLNAAFATCMSHTADAKASVTSVQELHAKVKASLEA
- the carA gene encoding glutamine-hydrolyzing carbamoyl-phosphate synthase small subunit; the protein is MGKLALLVLEDGTVFRGVSIGADGVSVGEVVFNTSMTGYQEILTDPSYSQQIVTLTYPHIGNTGTTSEDEESSSIHAQGLVIRDLPLIASNFRNEQSLSDYLKSQNIVGIADIDTRKLTRILREKGAQNGCIVAGDNLDEVLALAKAKEFPGLKGMDLAKEVTTKEAYQWKQGSWTLEGGLPEAKDDSELPYHVVAYDFGAKRNILRMLVDRGCRLTVVPAETSAEEVLALNPDGVFLSNGPGDPEPCTYAIEATKVFLEKGLPIFGICLGHQILALASGAQTVKMKFGHHGANHPVKDLDRNVVMITSQNHGFAADEATLPENLRATHVSLFDGSLQGIHRTDKPAFSFQGHPEASPGPHDAAPLFDHFIELIKTHSA
- the mtnN gene encoding 5'-methylthioadenosine/S-adenosylhomocysteine nucleosidase, coding for MKVGIIGAMEQEVTILKEAMTNCQTVNKAGCTYFSGQINGVDVVLLQSGIGKVAAAVGTTILLDEYQPDVVINTGSAGGFDSSLNLGDVVISTEVRHHDADVTAFGYEIGQMAGQPAAFKADEKLMDLAEKALAKMENKHAVRGLICTGDAFVCTAERQAFIREHFPSVIAVEMEASAIAQTCHQFNTPFVVVRAISDVADKESPMSFEEFLPLAAKSSSEMVFKMLELVK
- the btuF gene encoding vitamin B12 ABC transporter substrate-binding protein BtuF; this encodes MSKIAVSISILFSSIVLANEPAQRVISLAPHATEIAYAAGLGDKLIAVSEMSDYPEQANKLEKVSNYQGIKLERIIALRPDLVIAWPSGNPAKELEKLAQFDVPIYYSTSSSLMDIANNIEQLSQYSENPHIGQKAADDFRTQLKAFKDKYNTEDKVRYFYQLSEKPIITVAGKNWPSEVFSFCGGENIFSSAGSPYPQVSIEQIITRQPDVIFTSRHAMSSDGMWSEWKNEVPALKNGHIWSLNADWINRPTPRTLNAITEVCDYFESVRQKR
- a CDS encoding TSUP family transporter; translation: MDVSFELLAIMFFVASAAGFIDAMAGGGGLLTLPALLAAGVPPTNALATNKLQSSFGSFSASLYFVRNGIISLKEMRLAILCTFIGAATGAELVQLFDTSFLTSFIPILLVAISLYFLLAPQTKADSGKKPLSEAAFALSVGSCVGFYDGFFGPGTGSIFTVCFVVLGHFSLVDATARTKILNFTSNIAALMFFIIAGLPIWKLGLVMAAGQFLGARIGAKVVVTKGQKWIRPLVIMMSLLMAAKLLWQQHSDWIMSLL